The Deinococcus hopiensis KR-140 sequence TCGTGCCGGGGCTGCTGTTTCTGGGTGGAGCGGGGTACCTGGGCGCGCAGGCGGCCAAGATTTACCTCAATCCCCCTGTACAGGAGGTGGTCGGCGTGGTCGGCCAGCCCGCGCAGGCAGCGGCGGGGCGTCTGGTGGCCCAGGGCTTCCGGGTGGAGTACGTGCCGGACAATGCGGGGGGAGCGGCCATCGGCACAGTGGTGCGCCAGGAGCCGTCGGCGGGGACCAACCTGCCGGCGGGGCGTCTGGTGACCTTGACCTTCAGCAATCCGCCCTCACTGACCGTGCCCCGGCTGGAAGAACTGACGGTGGATCAGGCGCGGGCCGCTCTGCGCGACGCTTCCCTGACCCTGGGCAAGACGGTCCTGACTGTGGACGGCACCCTCTCCAAGACGCCCCGGGGCCGCATCATCGCGCAGATCCCCGAACCCGGCGCAACCACCCAGCGCGGTCAGCCGGTTCAGATCCTGGTGTCGAGCGGGGTGCGGGGCAAGGAGACGTGGCTGACCAACCTCTCAGGCCTGGCGTTCGAGGCGGCGCGGGAGCACGCCCGGGTGGCGGGGCTCAAGGTCACCCGCATCATCCAGCAACCCAGCGACGCCCCCGAGAACACGGTCTTGGATCAGAAGCCTGCCCCCTACGCCCGCGTGCCGGTGGGCAGCCCCGTCACGCTGACGGTGGCGGTGGCCCGCTACAGCCCCCCCACGCAGCCCACCGGCAGTCTGCCCCTGCCCCCACCCCCCGCGCCCGTGGTGCAGGCGCCGGTCGGCGGGCAGACCCCCGGGGAGAACGGCGCTGAGGAGAGCGCCCCCAACGGGAGCGCCGGCACGCCGGACGCGGCCCAGACCGGCACCGAACCGGACGCCGCGCCCAACACGAGCGCCATACCGGACACCTCGCAGGACATTCCCCAGCAGCCCGAGGGGCCCACAGACCCGGGAACCGATCCCGGCACCTCGGCGTCCCCGGACGCGTCTGGCGACGCGTCCACCCCGGGCGCCGAGTCGACGCCAGCCGACGCGGCGCCCCGCAGCGTGCGCCTGCGCTACCAGTTTCCCGCCGACCTGCCGGAAGGCACCTATTCGATCTTCATGCGGGACGCCGACGGCGAGCGCGAGGTGCGCGGCGCGACGGCAAGCGCCGAACTCGCGGGCAACATTGCTGAGGGCGACGTGACGGCGCGCGGTGAGACCGTGTTCATCATTCGCCACGACGGCGAGGACTACGCGACGGTCACGCCGACACCGTAAGGCGGTCGCTCAGGAGACGTTCCCGCAGATCCTCACCCTTACTCCGACATGATCTATCTCGATTACGCCGCCACCCACCCCATGACGCCCGAGGCCCTGGCCGCC is a genomic window containing:
- a CDS encoding PASTA domain-containing protein, with amino-acid sequence MTAQATLIDGKYQIVRELSREGHVTLSEVLAGEGVTRRVAWFDVTSPAARQGFHAYRATLRAASPAGLTDVVARPGAYYAVWQPVTGTPLEEVAAQPKPHEEVVEALQDLAARLAEHGSALPDADVLVEGREVRVAYLRPAPEGRTPEEVARLNAAALAPFLGKRVRRKRQPGVWLTFVPGLLFLGGAGYLGAQAAKIYLNPPVQEVVGVVGQPAQAAAGRLVAQGFRVEYVPDNAGGAAIGTVVRQEPSAGTNLPAGRLVTLTFSNPPSLTVPRLEELTVDQARAALRDASLTLGKTVLTVDGTLSKTPRGRIIAQIPEPGATTQRGQPVQILVSSGVRGKETWLTNLSGLAFEAAREHARVAGLKVTRIIQQPSDAPENTVLDQKPAPYARVPVGSPVTLTVAVARYSPPTQPTGSLPLPPPPAPVVQAPVGGQTPGENGAEESAPNGSAGTPDAAQTGTEPDAAPNTSAIPDTSQDIPQQPEGPTDPGTDPGTSASPDASGDASTPGAESTPADAAPRSVRLRYQFPADLPEGTYSIFMRDADGEREVRGATASAELAGNIAEGDVTARGETVFIIRHDGEDYATVTPTP